In Candidatus Binataceae bacterium, the following proteins share a genomic window:
- the tig gene encoding trigger factor, which yields MNVNIETPSALRRKLTIELEAREINSELDRSYNELRRSVQLRGFRPGHAPRPLLERFFGDQVRGDVIQKLIKEYTGKALEEHALTPIVQPEIVTEESDLKKAQLRFSAIFDLKPEIVVKDYQDLKVQQPTVAVAEDEVALALERLRERHGTLKKVEGRSIVADGDFIVASFEAFDDGKPVTETKFEDRIVRVNPGEPAHGLDEILRGAATGVEIRRERSYPADYFEKEVAGKTVEWRATVKDIYERVLPALDDEFAKDQGEFQNLDELRAAIRKDLEAHAHQQAEQRARQGLIDLIIERNPIELPESLVAREQRTLEAETANALEAAGIPHEAAHQRATENPDETKGRAEKRARSALIVDAIAGQENVEVSDDEVAERVGAIVTRSAGKQREQVAEFYRSEENREALKQVMRREKTLDLLMQRAQGETPAQVPPSAEASAAGEPDAS from the coding sequence ATGAACGTCAATATCGAGACCCCATCGGCGCTGCGGCGCAAGTTGACCATCGAACTCGAAGCCCGCGAGATCAACAGCGAGCTCGATCGGAGTTACAACGAACTACGGCGCTCGGTGCAGTTGCGCGGCTTTCGTCCCGGCCATGCGCCGCGCCCGCTCCTGGAACGCTTCTTCGGCGATCAGGTGCGCGGTGACGTCATCCAGAAGCTGATCAAGGAGTACACCGGCAAGGCGCTCGAAGAGCACGCGCTCACGCCGATCGTGCAGCCGGAGATCGTCACTGAAGAGAGCGATCTCAAGAAGGCCCAGCTTCGTTTTAGCGCAATCTTCGATCTCAAGCCCGAGATCGTCGTCAAGGATTACCAGGATCTCAAGGTGCAGCAGCCCACCGTCGCGGTCGCCGAGGACGAAGTCGCCTTAGCGCTCGAACGCCTGCGCGAACGTCATGGTACGCTGAAAAAAGTCGAAGGGCGCAGCATCGTTGCCGACGGCGACTTTATTGTCGCCAGCTTCGAGGCCTTCGACGACGGCAAGCCGGTGACGGAAACCAAATTCGAGGATCGCATCGTCCGGGTGAATCCGGGCGAACCCGCGCATGGGCTCGACGAGATTCTGCGCGGCGCGGCGACCGGCGTCGAAATCCGCCGCGAGCGCAGCTATCCCGCCGATTACTTCGAAAAAGAGGTGGCCGGCAAAACCGTCGAGTGGCGCGCGACGGTCAAGGACATCTACGAGCGGGTGCTGCCCGCGCTCGACGACGAGTTCGCCAAGGACCAGGGCGAATTCCAGAACCTCGACGAGCTGCGCGCCGCCATCCGCAAAGACCTCGAAGCCCACGCGCATCAGCAGGCTGAGCAGCGCGCCCGTCAGGGGCTGATCGATCTGATCATCGAACGCAATCCGATCGAGCTGCCGGAGTCGCTGGTCGCACGCGAACAGCGCACACTCGAGGCTGAGACCGCCAACGCGCTCGAAGCCGCGGGCATCCCGCACGAGGCGGCGCATCAGCGGGCCACCGAGAACCCCGATGAGACCAAGGGACGGGCTGAGAAGCGCGCCCGCAGTGCGCTCATCGTCGACGCAATCGCGGGCCAGGAAAACGTCGAGGTGTCCGACGATGAGGTCGCCGAGCGCGTCGGCGCGATAGTCACGCGCAGCGCCGGCAAGCAGCGCGAGCAGGTCGCCGAATTTTATCGCAGCGAGGAAAATCGCGAGGCGCTCAAGCAGGTGATGCGCCGCGAGAAGACGCTCGATCTCCTGATGCAGCGCGCGCAGGGCGAGACGCCGGCGCAAGTTCCGCCGTCTGCTGAGGCCTCTGCCGCCGGCGAGCCCGATGCGTCATAA